The Planococcus versutus genome contains a region encoding:
- a CDS encoding VOC family protein, with protein sequence MNLDHIVHFVRNDTRETASYWQEKGLPASLGGQHIGWGTQNVLLYLQDCYIEWLSVEKLEIANDADHPLTRLLMHDQIGFGTICLRTKNISDVNKILQERGIETTGVLDAQRQTTDGELIKWKMLFIVEQVSSSLPSPFFIEWQETDDQRYNKLRNKGAIRAVNEKLTMDRCVFGVWNPEETEKLWKKIIGDNLKLENCRIEFRKTDQPKERLEEVYFSEGTEELKFEQGRYWLPRLELDKKETMIK encoded by the coding sequence ATGAATTTGGATCACATTGTTCATTTTGTTCGCAATGACACACGGGAAACCGCAAGCTATTGGCAAGAAAAAGGTTTGCCAGCCTCTCTAGGTGGGCAACATATCGGTTGGGGAACACAAAATGTGTTGCTGTATTTACAAGATTGCTATATCGAATGGCTATCAGTCGAAAAACTAGAAATCGCAAACGATGCCGATCATCCATTAACACGTCTTTTGATGCATGATCAAATAGGTTTTGGAACTATTTGCTTACGGACTAAAAACATTTCAGATGTGAATAAGATTTTACAAGAGCGTGGAATTGAAACAACTGGAGTGCTTGACGCACAACGTCAAACTACAGATGGTGAACTGATTAAATGGAAAATGCTATTTATTGTTGAGCAAGTATCTAGCAGCTTGCCTTCTCCATTTTTTATTGAATGGCAAGAAACAGATGATCAGCGATATAACAAGTTAAGAAACAAAGGAGCTATTCGAGCAGTCAATGAAAAGCTAACTATGGATCGCTGTGTGTTTGGTGTCTGGAATCCAGAAGAAACCGAGAAATTATGGAAGAAAATTATAGGTGATAACTTAAAATTAGAGAATTGTCGCATTGAATTTAGAAAAACAGATCAGCCAAAAGAACGGTTAGAAGAAGTTTATTTTAGCGAAGGTACAGAAGAGCTAAAATTCGAACAAGGGCGTTATTGGTTACCACGCCTAGAGCTAGATAAAAAAGAAACTATGATAAAATAA